One stretch of Podospora bellae-mahoneyi strain CBS 112042 chromosome 2, whole genome shotgun sequence DNA includes these proteins:
- a CDS encoding hypothetical protein (EggNog:ENOG503PF8Z) produces MSLVDSHLEKNSQPGIAYTNKQTATQFDEPIFDEYHDMDEEHPDTLAPSPKRVRTNPTNVVPELPKKSSRRVSRILDNHGLKLGGEEGQATAPHDIYLSSEEDASSDADDFSEYDYDSSIEDPDSPTAATRRGSQEVTARVVSVVFAGKPSIVNLSLRKQRSVSLSSSSVNTSRTRNSTESSESESLKPSTTAPIHPSGDRPITPASSLSARSSNPNRRSSSSLLSDLLANKRKPPAFLSIDPYANGSHYSLEAVPKPLDSLEGEAAKTPRTPTQILKGVTRSFSLARKKSRPTLDTSESSVSHQPRPSTSTKRSSLQHSVSVSDDQLEEHDEEKENISSRIGDKTPQTPITYNDILRAVKKNAIVMSGSQPGLPSDILSPTSPNTERQKRGILSGLSARRRSVKFTGRV; encoded by the coding sequence ATGTCTTTGGTGGACAGTCACCTCGAGAAGAACAGCCAGCCGGGCATTGCATATACAAACAAGCAAACAGCAACACAATTTGACGAGCCCATCTTTGACGAATATCACGATATGGACGAGGAACACCCCGACACACTGGCTCCGAGTCCCAAGAGGGTTCGCACCAATCCCACCAACGTCGTCCCTGAGCTTCCCAAAAAGAGTtcgaggagggtgtcaaGGATATTGGACAACCACGGACTGAagctgggaggagaggaagggcaGGCCACCGCACCGCACGACATCTATCTTTCCTCCGAAGAGGACGCCTCCTCCGACGCCGACGATTTTTCCGAGTATGACTATGACTCGAGCATCGAGGACCCCGACTCTCCCACAGCCGCTACCCGACGAGGCAGCCAGGAGGTCACGGCAAGAGTGGTCTCGGTGGTGTTTGCAGGCAAACCCTCAATCGTCAACCTTTCTCTCAGAAAACAGCGTTCCGTGTCACTGAGCTCGTCTTCTGTGAACACAAGCAGGACAAGGAATAGCACCGAGTCGTCCGAGTCCGAGTCTCTCAAACCATCCACGACAGCACCCATTCACCCTTCCGGTGATCGACCAATCACACCAGCAAGCAGTCTCTCGgcccgcagcagcaaccccaacAGGCGAAGCAGCAGTAGCTTGCTTTCTGACCTGCTCGCCAACAAGAGGAAGCCTCCCGCGTTTCTGAGCATTGACCCTTACGCCAACGGATCTCACTACTCGCTGGAGGCGGTGCCAAAACCGCTTGACAgtctggagggggaggctgCTAAAACACCACGGACGCCTACTCAGATCTTGAAGGGTGTCACGAGGTCGTTTAGCTTGGCTCGCAAGAAGAGCCGGCCTACGCTTGACACGTCGGAGTCTAGTGTGTCACACCAGCCGAGACCGTCGACCAGCACCAAGAGGAGCTCGTTGCAGCactctgtctctgtctcggACGACCAACTCGAGGAGCATGacgaggaaaaggagaacaTCAGCAGCAGGATTGGCGACAAGACACCCCAGACCCCGATCACATACAACGACATCCTCAGGGCTGTCAAGAAGAACGCCATTGTCATGAGTGGATCGCAGCCAGGTCTTCCGAGTGATATCCTCTCGCCGACATCGCCAAATACGGAGAGGCAAAAGAGGGGGATCTTGAGCGGATTGTCGgctaggaggaggagtgtGAAGTTTACTGGGAGGGTTTAA
- the ELO2 gene encoding Fatty acyl-CoA elongase/Polyunsaturated fatty acid specific elongation enzyme (COG:I; EggNog:ENOG503NU6C) — protein sequence MASILDQLPVPTLDRPFGIHLWPIFNKAFEKVVGYPADDFRFQPGQTPMSTLKETSIFIVIYYAIIFGGREYMRSREPFKLRTLFLIHNFYLTAISGILLALFIEQMLPTVVRKGLFFAICDADGGWTQPMVVLYYLNYLTKYLELLDTCFLFLKKKPLTFLHCYHHGATALLCYTQLIGSTAVSWVVICLNLLVHVVMYWYYFQSARGVKIWWKEWITRLQIIQFVIDLGFVYFASYTYFTSAYWPWMPSAGKCAGEEFAAFSGIGILSSYLFLFISFYFATYKKDGKRPTGRKAVRRMSQAPLPDPSTIIHGKDVKATGVKTNGTSTRSRKA from the exons ATGGCTTCGATTCTCGACCAGCTGCCGGTCCCAACGTTGGACCGGCCATTCGGCATCCACCTCTGgcccatcttcaacaaggcCTTCGAGAAGGTTGTTGGCTACCCTGCCGATGACTTCCGCTTCCAGCCTGGTCAGACTCCCATGTCTACCCTGAAGGAAACGagcatcttcatcgtcatATACTATGCCATCATCTTTGGTGGCCGAGAGTACATGCGCAGCCGCGAGCCCTTCAAGCTCCGGACGCTCTTCCTAATCCACAACTTTTACCTGACCGCCATTtccggcatcctcctcgctctcttcATCGAGCAGATGCTTCCCACTGTTGTTCGCAAGGGTCTCTTCTTTGCCATCTGCGATGCTGATGGCGGCTGGACTCAGCCCATGGTTGTCCTCTACTAC TTGAACTACCTCACCAAGTACCTCGAGCTGTTGGATACCTGTTTCCTGttcctcaagaagaagcctcTCACCTTCCTTCACTGCTACCACCACGGCGCCACAGCTCTCCTCTGCTACACCCAGCTCATCGGTTCCACTGCCGTCTCATGGGTTGTCATctgcctcaacctcctcgtccacgTCGTCATGTACTGGTACTACTTCCAGAGCGCGCGTGGCGTCAAGATCTGGTGGAAGGAGTGGATCACCCGTCTCCAGATTATCCAGTTCGTCATTGATCTTG GCTTCGTCTACTTCGCGTCGTACACTTACTTCACTTCGGCTTACTGGCCCTGGATGCCCTCCGCCGGCAAGTGCGCGGGTGAGGAGTTTGCTGCCTTCTCCGGTATCGGTATTCTCAGCTCTTacctctttctcttcatcTCGTTCTACTTCGCCACCTACAAGAAGGATGGGAAGCGCCCCACTGGCCGCAAGGCTGTCCGCAGAATGTCCCAGGCTCCTCTTCCCGACCCGAGCACCATCATTCACGGCAAGGACGTCAAGGCCACTGGTGTCAAGACCAATGGCACTTCTACTCGCTCCCGCAAGGCCTAA